TAAGAAATTGGTATCAAAATctgctttttttctttctttctttctttcgtttttcAGCACTTTTACACTGCGGTTGTTGTATTAGAGTATTTGTTAGGGAATTCTATCCCCTAACATGTATcatcttctttcattttaaccAAGTTtacttgcttagaaaaaaaaataaaaaataaaaaataaaaagggaaaaaaaaccgTACGTACGTGTGGCTCTCTTCTTAATTGAGTGCAGAAGATGGCGGGACTTGTGGATTTCCACTACGAGTAGGTCAAGAAGGCTTAAGGGTCACGCGCGAGAACTGTAGTATTGATCATTGTGATCGTCGACGATAATGATCAGAATATTAACTTGTCTGCACAAATAGAAGAGTGTGTCGACCGATCGAGTACTGACCATAAAAAAGGACAATGTTAGGTTGATCTTACATGTGCACTCCAAATATGCCTATAGTGTAATTGTATTGATCTttcttttgtcaaaaaaaaaaaaaaaaaaaaaattattaaaaaaatctctaaatttattaatcatcactttcttaaatattaaaacaaattaaaatacttgATGAAGAGGCacatatatttcaaataaaagtaaagaaaattatttatttgttatcaataatttttttggtaaaataattaatttttgtaatgAACTTATTCTCCtcataaatagtaattttttgtaattaatttttgcTAATTTTGGAATCTTACGGTGATGCATATGTACTTACGTACTCGAAATAAGATATTGGCTGGGAAGTACGTAGATCAATCATCTTTTGTTGTGTATATAGTACTAGAAAAAACACAATCGAGAACTCTACGTACAAAAACTTCAACACGACCAACCATGTAATTGctattagctatatatatatattcttccaaATAGTATATATGCATGGTTCTCAGTCAAACTAAGTACGTATGctcataaaaaatcaaaataatgatcttgaattgaatataataaacaccattatgaatatatattacaGAATATCAGAGTTCCCATCGAAAGtatcagcatatatatatatatatatgcccgGCCTTATATGATCTGTAAGTAGAAATTGTTCCTTCCAGTATTTGTTTACTGCATGCATGAAGCATAATTTTTTCTGGGCACCGAGCTAGCTATTGGCAGCACTTAATTAATACATGGCTAAAGCACAAGCCAATATTGCAAACATAAATGACCGTTGAGTTACGGACGTTGGCATCCTGCCCTTGTCTTTCCTTAGGAAGAGACATTGGTAAACAGGCAAGTTGATTAGAACCAGGAGAGCacaaagaagaatctgcaacgTAAATGGCTCTGAAACCAAAGTTTGCACGTCCATCATATAAATCACCCtcttcattcctccaactagACAAAATGCGTTTAGCAACGCAAGTGTAGCTATAATGGTAAACATTGGAGAAGAAGCACCAAACTCCATAAGCTCTTGCTCGTATCTCTCCGATACATCATCGTCGGCCACCTTTTGCGTGACGACAAAGGCAGACTTTGAAAATCCCACTAGTTTTAGAATGTAGTCAAGAAAGCCAAAGATGAAGGAACTAATTCTTCTGAAGAGCCACATCCTTTGATCATTCCACCAACCTTGAACTGTCCCCCCAAACCAAATAAATTCTCCAAGGCTGTATGCCCGGTGGAAAATGATGACGAATGCAAATGGTAGCACCCATGCGCTCGAAATCTGTTAGTGCAAGACGATTCTAATCTTAGAACAACCATGCATAGACAGGTTTGTTTCAAATAAGGAAATTTTCGTACCTTAGGAAACAAGGAGATGCCTCTAAGCAGGCACAGGGAAGGTACTGCAACATAGTACAGCGTGGCAAAGCCGTTTGGAGCCCATAGCAAATAGATGCAATAAGAAAGTTGAAGTTTGAGGGGAATCTTTTTGTACCCATACACAAAGGGGCAGTACCTTGAGGCAAAGATCTGAAAATCACCTTCACTCCATCTTTTGTGCTGTACAAGTGATTGCAGTAATGTTGTGGGAGGAAGTCCGAGGAAGCCTTTCCTTTCTGGATTGAAGTATATGGATCTCCAACCTCGACAATGTATAGCGAGTCCCGAAAGGACATCTTCCACTGGACAGCCATACTTCAAACCCACCTGAAAATCAAcacatgcatgtgtgtgtgtatatatatatatatatatatattgttcaaTTTGAGCATTttagggggagggggggagaggagagagagagagagagacctcgtTTCCCCATTGGGTGTACTTCTCTTCATAGGTACAACTTGCAAGGACTTTGGAAGTATCTTCTAGGACATGACTCGCGCTCTCTTCTATTTTAATGTCATCGCGTCCCTTCCAGTTTGCCTTACATTCCTGATCACTATACTTCTGTCCACAAAGAGTGTTTCTTCTGTGAAAGCACCCAGTACCAATAAAGCATGGTCCTCCATTCCCGTCAAATCCTGGAATCTCTGCCTGTATTAACACGCACGCAGTACCCCACACACATTCCGTTTTTAAGTATTCTAAAATCAGGAGTACGCATGCATGTTTAATTaattcgataatttaaaatcaGTACTACTTCatgttagtgttttttttttttttttgcttaccCCCATTATTACGTTCAAGGAACTGGCGTAGACGTCGTTCTTCGTAAGGTTCTCGAAGGACTGTGGAAACTGTACGAAGCCAACTTCGTGACCCTTCTCTTCATCCATGTAAAAACACACAGCATCCCTCACTGACTCCGAATTGTTTGAATACATGTCGCAATCCAAAATAAGAATTATGGGGCCATTGCTAATCCTCGATGACACCCttatctgtatatatatatatatatatatttatcataaaagATTATTAAGTAGACCTGGATGCGTCAAATATACAACTAAAAACTTTTGATGTGGATTTATGTATCTATGGCGTACGTACGTACCAGTGCATTCACGGCTCCTGCTTTGAAATTGTGGTGGTATTGTGGTCTCTTTTCACGTGCTAAATATACCAAGGTTGGCAAAGGTTGTCCTTCAATGTCTACAGCCTTGGGGTCTTTCCCATCGATAAGCATCTGTGAATTAGCCACAACTCTAttaattaagcaagtaaaagaATTGTGTAATCTTGGAGAAGTACGTACTAAAAATTCACTCTCATGTATATATGACAGTGACATTGTAGATCAAAGTACTACTTGAAGAATGGTTTGATGATCACGTCGGCTTGCAACCAAATTCCACTCTCTGAATCCCTTGTGTTGTTTGCGTATTTCTTCGGAAATTCGGCCTAGCTTTGTGGTGGTTTCAATCCGTTTCTTCATGCCTTCATATGATTTCTATATATAACATGAaacagaaattattttatttcctaTTCGAttgtgattaaaaataaatgaaaacaaaattacaaGATGCCAGTTATATATCTAAGGTCAGCTGATTTTAGATACCATTAGATATGTCAGGGGAAAATTAAAGTATCGTATCTGTTGTGCAGAGAGCTAAATTATCATAATCTGTGGAGTATAGATGATCAGGAGATCAGCTAGCTGCTCCGTTTAGAGAACTATCGTTTGAACCATCATAGATTTTATCTGGGTAAAGTTGCTAACCGATAATAAAATGTGGTACTTGGAATATTATACGTAAATGCATATAATAGTATTTACCGTGAGATCcattacaattattaaaaaaataaaccaaattgcaagGGGATAATCCCCAATGTTGGGCCGAGCTGAACAAGCCCAACCTGCGGAGTCTTGATAGGTCTAAGGGCAGCCCAATAGGGTAAAAGTGGCCTGAGAGGATAGGATGGGCTGGGCTAGGCCAGTCTAGGAGTCCCGGAAAGAGGCGACTAAGTGGCAGGCGCTGGTCAAGAGTCAAGACTTAGAACGTCTGACACACTACTGGCCGACAATTCTGCATGCAAAGTCTGGGACAACCCTTGTCCCTAAACCCTGGCGGTTGGACAAGCCTAAAGGTCAGCATACATAACTAAGGTCACGCCGCATTAATGGAAGGTAGAGACGGGCACACCACAACGTGAAATCATGTCGCATTTAATGAATGATGGAGGAAGGCACGCCACGACATGCCTTCGATTGCTACTGGTCATCACGACCAGATTTGGATGATCAGTTGCATAGTAAAAAGTTGGTAGGGGGACGTGACCTGAGTGCGGAACGATATCCGCACGATCGACTTACCAAGGTCCATCcctataaagtatatatataccccATTTGCGAGGGAAAAAATTTTCTAGATACTTTTTACACTCAAGCTTTTGTAATTTACAGACAAACAATTACATGCTAATTTAAGAATTGGAGGTGTTTCTTATCACTCCAGAGCCTTCATTTCTCCATAGTTGTAGGAGTAGGTCGGGCCTCATAGAGTTGTTCAGATAGCGAAACACAACATCAAcacaaattataaatatttttcatactaacTGATCATCATAATGTCGCAAACCTCTACGTTAATACATAGtgtattcaaaatattaataaattaacttgtaaataaatttttttggctCTTTTATAAGGGAGTGAAAAAGGCATGAGACCGTGCAGTGCAAGCCTTGTACCATTGGACATCCTTATTTATCTTTCCATCACGCTGTATAATACGAGAAATCGAGTTGAATAATTGATCGTCAGGTCCTACCTGGCCTAAATTAGAACAAGTACAAAATTGGCATGAAAAATAGTTGTCAAGAATGACATCATGAGTGAGGTTTGACTATCATGATTGAAGAGTAAAACAGAGCAAAATAAAGCGACAGATGATGTtgacactttttttatttttttaagtaacttaATTTCAGTAAACTGAAAAGACGATACATGATAAGAAAATgtgatttcttaacaattaTAACAGTACAAAAtagtggaaaaagaaaaaaaaaatatttgagattaatttctTATACTCATATTCTATAAAAAGACGTCATCTTATAAAAACATAGAAATAAAGTGTTTgcaaaaatacaaacaaaaaaaccaCTACTAGAGGCGGTGGAACGTCCCCTAAAAATGGTGAAGGTAGTGGTTGTAATGTCACATACTATcttgagttcttttttttttttttttaaagatccaCGATCCCTCTTGCAAGATtacacaatttaaaaaaaacgaTAACATAATGTACCAGTCAGAATCTGAGTCGAGTAGTTGGCAATGGGCCAACATCGACTGTGGCTATGTGTGCAAGACACA
This sequence is a window from Carya illinoinensis cultivar Pawnee chromosome 9, C.illinoinensisPawnee_v1, whole genome shotgun sequence. Protein-coding genes within it:
- the LOC122276436 gene encoding cellulose synthase-like protein E6, whose amino-acid sequence is MEKNHHLPLYVTKSAKARIPFHLFAVSLFVGVCFIFVYRVSNIPSEEEAGRWAWIGLFLSELWFCLYWFITVIVRWNPIYRCTFKDRLSLRYEEALPGIDIFVCTADPMIEPPAMVINTVLSVMAYDYPPQKLNVYLSDDGGSDLTFYAMVEASSFSKIWLPFCKKFKIEPRSPEAYFRTAVEPLEDNVMAKEWSSIKKSYEGMKKRIETTTKLGRISEEIRKQHKGFREWNLVASRRDHQTILQMLIDGKDPKAVDIEGQPLPTLVYLAREKRPQYHHNFKAGAVNALIRVSSRISNGPIILILDCDMYSNNSESVRDAVCFYMDEEKGHEVGFVQFPQSFENLTKNDVYASSLNVIMGAEIPGFDGNGGPCFIGTGCFHRRNTLCGQKYSDQECKANWKGRDDIKIEESASHVLEDTSKVLASCTYEEKYTQWGNEVGLKYGCPVEDVLSGLAIHCRGWRSIYFNPERKGFLGLPPTTLLQSLVQHKRWSEGDFQIFASRYCPFVYGYKKIPLKLQLSYCIYLLWAPNGFATLYYVAVPSLCLLRGISLFPKISSAWVLPFAFVIIFHRAYSLGEFIWFGGTVQGWWNDQRMWLFRRISSFIFGFLDYILKLVGFSKSAFVVTQKVADDDVSERYEQELMEFGASSPMFTIIATLALLNAFCLVGGMKRVIYMMDVQTLVSEPFTLQILLCALLVLINLPVYQCLFLRKDKGRMPTSVTQRSFMFAILACALAMY